One window of Nicotiana tomentosiformis chromosome 11, ASM39032v3, whole genome shotgun sequence genomic DNA carries:
- the LOC104095344 gene encoding 3-oxo-Delta(4,5)-steroid 5-beta-reductase-like produces the protein MSWWWAGAIGAAKKKFEEDDAPPKYQSVALIIGVTGIVGNSLAEILPLADTPGGPWKVYGLARRPRPSWNADHPIDYIQCDISNPEDTQSKLSLLTDVTHVFYVTWASRSTEVENCEINGKMFQNVVSVVIPNCPNLRHICLQTGRKHYLGPFELYGKLVAHDSPFHEDLPRLDAPNFYYTLEDVLFKEVEKKEGLTWSVHRPGVIFGFSPYSLMNIVGTLCVYAAICKHEGLPLKFPGVKAAWDGYSDCSDADLIAEHQIWAAVDPYAKNEAFNVSNGDVFKWKHFWKVLAEQFGVEAAEFDEENRCTLVEMMKDKGPVWDEIVKENGLTPTKLEDVGVWWFVDLMLAGDCRLDTMNKSKEHGFLGFRNSQKAFISWIDKVKAYKVVP, from the exons ATGAGCTGGTGGTGGGCTGGAGCTATTGGTGCTGCTAAG AAAAAATTCGAAGAAGATGATGCACCACCCAAGTACCAAAGCGTAGCTTTAATCATCGGAGTCACCGGCATCGTCGGAAACAGTCTCGCCGAGATCCTCCCTCTCGCCGACACCCCCGGCGGTCCTTGGAAGGTCTACGGTCTTGCCCGCCGCCCTAGACCGTCGTGGAATGCCGACCACCCCATTGACTACATCCAATGTGACATATCAAACCCAGAAGATACCCAATCCAAACTCTCCCTTCTAACTGATGTTACTCACGTTTTTTACGTGACTTGGGCCAGTAGATCCACGGAGGTTGAAAACTGTGAAATTAATGGGAAAATGTTTCAAAATGTTGTCAGTGTTGTTATCCCTAATTGTCCCAACTTGCGCCACATCTGTTTGCAAACAGGCCGAAAACATTATTTGGGCCCGTTTGAATTGTATGGTAAATTAGTAGCCCATGATTCTCCATTTCACGAGGATTTACCTAGATTAGACGCCCCCAATTTCTATTACACTCTTGAGGATGTTTTGTTTAAGGAGGTGGAGAAGAAGGAAGGACTGACATGGTCAGTTCATAGACCCGGGGTCATATTCGGGTTTTCACCGTATAGTTTGATGAACATTGTTGGAACGCTTTGTGTTTATGCGGCTATATGTAAACACGAAGGGTTGCCATTGAAGTTTCCGGGTGTTAAAGCAGCGTGGGATGGATACTCGGATTGCTCCGATGCGGATTTGATTGCTGAGCATCAGATATGGGCTGCAGTGGATCCGTATGCTAAGAACGAGGCGTTTAATGTGAGCAACGGGGATGTTTTCAAGTGGAAGCATTTCTGGAAGGTTTTGGCGGAGCAATTTGGAGTGGAAGCCGCAGAGTTTGATGAAGAGAATAGGTGCACTTTGGTAGAGATGATGAAAGACAAAGGCCCAGTTTGGGATGAGATTGTGAAGGAAAACGGATTGACGCCTACTAAATTGGAGGATGTTGGAGTTTGGTGGTTTGTTGATCTTATGCTTGCTGGAGATTGCCGTCTGGATACTATGAATAAGAGTAAGGAACACGGTTTCTTGGGATTCCGGAACTCGCAAAAAGCCTTCATTTCCTGGATTGATAAGGTGAAAGCCTACAAAGTTGTTCCTTAG